The following nucleotide sequence is from Archocentrus centrarchus isolate MPI-CPG fArcCen1 chromosome 18, fArcCen1, whole genome shotgun sequence.
GGGAGCCAGGACACACCTGGGGTGTACCAATCACCCACCTCTGTGGGAGTAAGCCTTCAGAGGACTCCAGCAACAATTCTGGCCCACCATTACCCACCTCAGATATCCTCTGTTCAAGCATCTCCTCGAGCCATGCTCAAGGGAATTTCACCGACCCCTGCTGCTGCCAGGGGCAAACCTGGCCTGGCCTCTCACCGGGGGTCCCCTTTGCTGATCAGAGCCGGGCAGGTCAGAGCTCCTGGATCACCAAATTTTGCCCGTAAACCACCTCCCCCAGCACCTCCAGTGAGGAGCGTTACCAGGAAGGACGTACATCAAGCAGCACCGCCTTCAGCTGACTCTAACTCTGTCCCCAAATCTGCTGCTCAGCCGACTTCTGCAAGCCTGcagaaagaagaggacaaaCCGAGGGCAGCCCCCCAGGGAAAGGAGGAAAGAATGAGTAATGGGCTGGAGAAGAGCAGCAGTGTGCAGAATCAGAAGAGAGAAAACCAGGATTATTCAGATCCTGTGGACGATCAGGTATGTGACGATCATTTAAAAGCACACGGTTGTTCTGTCTAGTTCTTCGGTATTCATGAATTAAGAATGAAGTTATTATCTGTTATCAGAGCAGGGTTTTCCTGGTTCAGTATGGGCCTGTGGGGGTTATAAAGTTGACAAGTCTGCATACAGTGAAGGCAGTGAGCCTGTGTTTCCTTAGTGGACAGAAATCGCTGCATTATTTTGTTCAGTTCTGACCATTTGATAAATACAAATGTGAATCATCTGTGAGAAAATGAAACCCCAATTAATAAAACTGgttaaaacatatattttttaaagtatttgtatttttcctttggTTCTTTGGCCAAATTTTTCTCTGTCGGAAAAAAACCCTGCAGGGTTTGTTTGGGGGTGGGGACATTTTCAGTAGTACGTTAAACAGGTTGGGTTGACAATTTGCTGTCCTGTAACGTTGCTTTACTTTTGGATGAGACAGAAAATGTTGGTGGCCAACAGAAGTTCTGGAAGAATCACCAGAACTGtgattaaaaatcattttagtcagtctctatttttttttcaaagcatgTCTTAATTTACACAAGGTTAAAAAAGTTTTGCTTATCAAATATCCAGAAATATCACAAGAATGCAGAAACATCTCACAACTAAGTTAACAAACACTGTTCAACAACCATATGCGGACTAATTGTTTTCGTGTAGTCACCCTCCAGAACTCCAATGTTTGAGCCAGAAAAGCCCGTGCACCGTGTACATGGCTATCCTTTTTCAGTCCTGCCTGATACTTGTTGGTCAACAACTTTTTAAGTTTACCTCACATTTATTGTGGCCATTAAAGGGTTAAATTAAATATCTTtttatgaatttcttttttaatcgtCTGTTGCCATGGTAGGTCTATGATACCCCTCCCAGTGGCAGGTGGCAGCATCCAGTCCCCTCTGCCCTCGGAGAAGATGACGGCATCTATGACACCCCCCGCAGTGTCCCCCCGCAAGCTGACGCTGAGTCAGAGGTAAAGACTGAGCCTTGCACACGATGCTGAATAATGGATAAATCTGTCTGAATTAGTGTCTGTTGCAGggtatttatttacagcagctttATTATTAACTActaattttctgcttctgaTTGTGAGCTGTCAGGAGACTTTTTGTCGCCTCTTCGGCTTCACCACTTCACTTGGAAGTTCAGTAACTTATAATGGGTTAAATTGTTGGGAAAAGCAAAATTCATAAACATTTTCCTGTGGTCagtccatccacccatttttttGTCACTTATCCAGGTTTTATCAAGTGCACATTACATAATTAATTAAACCCACAAGGAAATATTACTGCACACTTACAGGAATTACTGAAACAGTGTGATATAGTGAGAAAATCACTCAtgcagttgctgcttgttttccATCACTGTCATAAAAATCTATTCAAAAAAATCACTTTAAGTGattacaaccccccccccccaaaaaaaacaaaaaacaaaaacaaaaaaaagacaaaacaagaaaaaaagtgtattaATTGCTGGGAACTGTGGGAATCTGGTTTGGTGAATGCATGCCTACACAAGTAAAGAACAAGAGATGACTATCGTATACTCTGCCACCATTTCTTCCCACATTCCACTATTGGTCTGTCTCCCTGCCCCCCTTCAAGGCGGGGCCACACCTGTCTCTGTTTGCTGCAGGAGCCTGTCTATCCAGTACAAATGCTGCTTCTATTTTCTCCCAGTCACACCCATCTGTCAGGGCCATGCCAAGGATACACCACCACCGCATCCCCGCCCCCCAAGTGGTCTCTGCTTTAAAGTTAACTGAGAATGTGTGCCAGCTGCTGGGTTATTTTTTCCTCCTTGCCTGCACTTACTGTGTGCGGACTGCAGGCTCACTGCTTTAAGACTTTGATCTTAATGGATACAAATGTGTGCCACCCACCACCAGTGGCCGGTAACTCTTTGCTGCATCTGCTTACAGGATACAGATGGTTTCGCTTTACCAGTTTCACTCAGATTTTCcagtttacatgtgtgtgtgtgtgtgtgtgtgtatatactggGTTACATTTTAAATGCCACGTGTAATTGATAGAAACTGCATTATTGTTGCGTAACAAAAACAATTACATGTTATTAGACAATGAATAAACATAAGCCACGTTTAGACCAAAGAGATCAGGGAGCTACCTCAGGTACTTCCCTGCCTTCTCTGTTCATTTCCTCAAATTTTTCCCAATGtttctctccatccatccattcatccatccatccgttctcttccgcttatccggggctgggtcgcgggggcaggagcctaagcagagatgcccaggcttccctctccccagccacctcctccagctcatccggagggaccccaaggtgttcccaggccagccgagagatttAATCTCcccatttttctctctttttgaaaaatgggGTTTGGCATTGCTACCTTCAGTCGTCTCACCAATCACATCTGCAACATTCAAAGTCTCTTGGAAAGTAGCAGGAGCTGAAAAAAGGTCCTAAAACAGTACTAAAAAATATGATAGGCTTGTTTTCCTGCAGTACAGGTATTACCTCCCATAGTGTAGGAGGTCGCTATAGAAATGATCTTTCTTCCCCACAATTATAACCTAAACACATGATTTGAAAatatctgcttttttttgtcttgcctTGTAGGTCTATGATGTCCCCACAATCACTCTGACTAAGTCCACAGTTGATGTCCAGCCTGATGAAGCTGATGATGAAGTCTACAGTGTCCCTACACTTCCAGGTGTCCCTGTGGGACCAGGAGAGTCCACCAGCAGCCTGTGTGGGGAGGAAGTTCCTCAGGTTGGGCAGGTTTCTTGTGTTCCTGGATCTGAGAAACGAACCAGTGGTGGAGATAATAATCGCGGTGACTCTGAGCCCGATGGTGGCATCTATGACATGCCTGCTTTGACCATTGAAGTCCTTCCTCAttcttcatcatcctcttccACCTCCACACGCCGCCTCTCTGTGTCCAGTAATGGTTCTGGCGATGTGCAGTGGCGAGCCTCGCTTTCCAGTCTAGTCCACTCGGTGCTCACCGCAGTCTCCAACTCGGCCTCCACTCTGTCATCACGGGACCTGGCTACCTCATTGGCTGAAATTCTGTCCACCTGGAAGGCCAGTCATTCAGGTGATCCCCCGCCGCCCCTTCAGCAGGCCTGGGCCCGCTTATCAGACCTGCTTCCGGCGTTGTCCGCTGTGGGTAATGCTCCTCCATCGGAAGGGCTCTTGACGCTAGTCCAGCGCTCGCTTGAGGAAAGCGCCCTCCTCTTACAGGCTCAGGGCCGGCCTCGTCTGCCTTCCCAAGAATCTCTGTCACGCAGGCCACTGCCTGCGCTCCCAGTGCCTGATGGGAAGTCATCGGGAGGTGGAATGGGTTCTCGTAAAAGTAGCTGGATCCAGGAGAGGCCCCTGCCCCCAACCCCTCAGCCTGCATTTCCCTTGCCTCCTACTCCAGCCATGGTGACGCTCACAGTGGGCCCTGCTGACGGAGAAGATGACCCCAGCAATGAGTACGCTGGGATCGGCTTGACTCCCATCCCAGCACCAGTACCTGCTGGAGACAGTGTTGGATATGTAAAGCTGCAGGTCAGTTTTTATGACAAAAGGAATTTATTGTTATACAACAAAGAATTCCGTAATATTTTGCTATATGTCCATCTAATTCTTTACTGGTTCTGTTGTCTGATCTTCATTTTTGTGCTGTAACACATCTTTGCCTCTGCTGGTTACCGATCATACGTGTTCTCTGGTCACTTCGCTCTAGGGCAAACCTGAGCCGCCTCCTGACGCCCCCACTGAGAACGGACAGACACAAACTATCACCGCAGAGCTAAGGGTGAGTCTTTCCCTCCATCTTTTTACCTCTCTGTACATAATCCGTTGCTCCTGAGTCACTCACAGTAATTAATTCCCTGCAGCGAAGGCATTGATTCACTCGTTTTCACAGTCTGCTCTGTTTACTCGTGGAACAGTATGACTCTTTAATCCAGcttgcagcagctgtttgccTCTCGATGTGGGGTTTATACTCATTATATTTACCTAGAACTATATTAGCTGTATGTTACTGCTGTTGATTCTTTGAAATTAATCTGTTTAGTCAGCAGTTAATACTTCAATCCATCATCCAGGTTTACAGGCAAAGTCAAGTAACCACATACATGAGCAAAATGGTGCTGTTCCCTGGCCCATGTTGTCAGCACCTCAGGCATCTGGAGATCTTCTCCACCGTGCCAAAAGAAATCTTAAATGAACATTttggtgaagaggaggaggttgaAATCTGGAGACTGGAGTGATTAGGGAAAGATGGTGGTGGAGGTGCTGGCGACAACCTTGGATGTGAGCAAGTGTGCATCAAAATACTGACAGGTCGGGTCGTTTGCACCGATCCTCTCCCTCGGTCGCTGCAGGATGTTGGGAGTAGAACTCAGCTTTGGCAGTTTGACAAATTCATGGTGCGCATCTCCATGAACCGAGGCTTCTTGGGTCACCATGTCTCACTCctagctgtatgtgtgtgtcatgtgCACAGCAATAAAAACTATACATTTTGATGTTTTGGCCAAGTGGAAGgatgtaaatagaaaataaaacgGGGCTTTAAATTGAACCTCGTGAAACACAACAGGCATTTACATGACCGTGCCCTCATCAGTTCGTACCCTACATCAACAGTCTCTGAACTTCTTGATCATATCTTGTAGTCTTGTGTAATCTCTTAAGTCAGTTGTGTTGCATCAGACTGAAGTCATGTCTCCTTATCACTCCGTCTGCATTTTTCCTGCTCCTTGCTCCATTCCTTTGTTTTGTCATTGGCGGGTAACAAGAGGTCACTTGTAGATCCCAACAGTCTTCCTTACATGGGATGGAGGCTGCAGGACAATGAGTGGCAGGAAAGCACAGTCATTCTTTCAGCAGTGGCACTTGTTGACGTACTGTATGGACCCTCTGTTTGTTTGACTTGGGTTCAGCTTAAGAGCGCCAGCTCCGACTGCACATGCCTTACCATATGTTAATACTGTTGCACATTTTCTGCACTCATTAGCAGTTCATTTCCTGTTATTTGACCATTTTATTAGGAAATattttatgcagttttttttgtttacgtAGCATGAATGTACCTGCACAGACTGGTGTGGTGTAAAGATATCCAGCCTTTCCCAGTTATTCGGCACAGTGACCGCAATAGACTTCAGATCTTACTGTGTGACTCTTGATAGGAAGCTCTGACATTTCGGTCTTCAATATGTCTTTGCTGatcaatataaaatatgaagtcAGTTGACTGAAACTTAGAATAATTGATTTGATTATAAGTTacttattaaatttaaatgccTTATCTAGCACACGATTTGTCCAATTCTATTTCTGGGTCTTCTGTGGCCTTTTCACCTGTTTTCAGTCCAGCCTTTGTACCTGACTGTTTTCAGACTTGTGAATTATTCAAGCGTGAAAAAGAGACCCACCTGTGTTATCcccacataacagacaacttggcaaaagaacatttttaaattgtatctttagggcTGTTGCAAAAACGCATAATTTGTtctaatttctttagttgaatctgtgaaaaatgccaaagataacagtttctAGTATTCTTGCACcaataaggtgattcccaaagagctaataactgaaaacttggcatatctcagcctgtccttaaaaactgaggaaactggacaatggaagacaaaagaagtggcaggcctaaaacaACTACAGCAGATGACCAGTGTCTGAAAGTCACGTCCttaagaagcaggaaaaaaatccagtaaagACCTGACACGAGACCTGAGAGATGCGGGTGTTGTGTCAGGtgcagctgatccatctactgttcactgaagcctcatcacaaatagtctcagtggaagggtacACAGCAGAGGTCAGGAGAGGGACGGTGCAGTGGGTGTCTACACACCatggctctgtcatggtttgaggctgcgtttcagtcagtggtgtcaaAACTGctggaatgtccttcaggaagcctggagaactgttcctgaagactgcttaaagaaatgagacgagagctgcctcagagttcaggctgtgctgaagaataataGTCTTCATATGGACTTTCAGGCTTGTTAGGACTGTAAAAACTGTTTCTGTAACCGTATTTCCGTGTTTGTTTGCATGTCTCATCaattgcaaaatataaagaaatgaggggtgactcagtacttttgcacagtgctgtaaatATGGTGTTGTTGATTTAAATCACTGAGGATTCCTTTCTGTGCTTGCTGTGTATGTATTTGAAAGtgttcctttttcatttttcctaatTCAAAGCAGAAACCTTTTGGCTACTTTCCTACATTCTCCTGTTGGATACTGTGGCTGATTCCCTCTTCAAAAAATACTGATTTTTatctttcccatttttttttttttttttttttccaggtggcCCCGTCCCCTCCTCTGCCAGTGTCCCTTTCCCTGGAGGACTCGGAGCTGCTCTCCTTCTACTCCTCTCAGAGCCTCGCCCACCTCTCCTGCCTGGCGGACGCCGTTGACGTGCTGTTCAGCAGCGTGAAGGGGAACCAACCACCTCGAATCTTCGTCGCCAGAGGAAAAAGTCTCATTGTGACGGCACACAAGCTGGTGTTTATCGGGGACACGCTCTCCCGCCTCCTCACCTCTGCTGACCTCCGGGCCAAAGTATGTGGGAAACGTTTGCGTGGTTGTTTAAATGCAGCATTTGCCATAGATGTGTAATAATCgcatttttatttctcttttttctaactttttttttttttttttcctccccctcaGATCACTACCTCAGGGGGACGGCTCTGCCAGGCTTTGAAGGCAGTTGTGGTGGCAACAAAGGGCGCCGCACAGAACTATCCGTCAGTATCCGCCACCCAGGAGATGGTGGACTGCGTCGCTGAGCTCTCCCAGCACGCGGCCGGCTTCTCCACTCTGCTCCAGCGTCTGGCAGAAATATCTTCGTGATGTTTCTTATCGCttgcgtttaaaaaaaaaaaaaaaaaaaaacagagaaaactttGCCTACACTACACATCTATTTTCTCCTCTTTGAAATGCCTTATTTGTTGTTACACTCTTTCATTACCCTCATGTCTGAATGGGTTCGAAGGAAGCAAAGCTGAGTCCTGCGGCGAGGCGTTTGTGCCTCGCTGCAGCTGTTAGCCCAGCTGGGTTTTGACCTTGTTGGCTCTGTCCTCTGTCCTGTGCTGGTTTgcctttgtttctcagctgacCCCTGTGCTTTGATGCcaggcaaaatattttttttttttttttttaagtgttaatTTATTGAAAAATTT
It contains:
- the efs gene encoding embryonal Fyn-associated substrate; translation: MSVSTVLAKALFDNTAESPEELAFRKGDILMVLEQEQSGGPGWWLCSLHGRQGIAPANRLRLLQTAPPPGSDPRRGSNEDSVYLSPSGPLARTADDVDGVYRSPPAAGEGRGGGAPSRPGELRRVEGGRPRSHSSSGTRPRPDWDIGMAGRPRSPSLRGRGTDMTGAVYQSPVSAAPAAAQHARQPGAHLASESVYLSPAGVPRAADEAEDTYLVPRETLTTGPSDDCYLVPKGTPLASDDVYQSPTGGAVANAFCSNGPLLPSGTTGTPQSQGSQDTPGVYQSPTSVGVSLQRTPATILAHHYPPQISSVQASPRAMLKGISPTPAAARGKPGLASHRGSPLLIRAGQVRAPGSPNFARKPPPPAPPVRSVTRKDVHQAAPPSADSNSVPKSAAQPTSASLQKEEDKPRAAPQGKEERMSNGLEKSSSVQNQKRENQDYSDPVDDQVYDTPPSGRWQHPVPSALGEDDGIYDTPRSVPPQADAESEVYDVPTITLTKSTVDVQPDEADDEVYSVPTLPGVPVGPGESTSSLCGEEVPQVGQVSCVPGSEKRTSGGDNNRGDSEPDGGIYDMPALTIEVLPHSSSSSSTSTRRLSVSSNGSGDVQWRASLSSLVHSVLTAVSNSASTLSSRDLATSLAEILSTWKASHSGDPPPPLQQAWARLSDLLPALSAVGNAPPSEGLLTLVQRSLEESALLLQAQGRPRLPSQESLSRRPLPALPVPDGKSSGGGMGSRKSSWIQERPLPPTPQPAFPLPPTPAMVTLTVGPADGEDDPSNEYAGIGLTPIPAPVPAGDSVGYVKLQGKPEPPPDAPTENGQTQTITAELRVAPSPPLPVSLSLEDSELLSFYSSQSLAHLSCLADAVDVLFSSVKGNQPPRIFVARGKSLIVTAHKLVFIGDTLSRLLTSADLRAKITTSGGRLCQALKAVVVATKGAAQNYPSVSATQEMVDCVAELSQHAAGFSTLLQRLAEISS